One bacterium DNA segment encodes these proteins:
- the holB gene encoding DNA polymerase III subunit delta' codes for MGDFRTGVRGQEAARRVLASALASGRLGHAYLLHGPAGVGKTTLARDFARALACDDQAGCGACPPCRRFESGNFGDFLPLPEEGASLGIAEVRSLVTALGRAPVEGKRKTALIPRAERLTPEAQNALLKTLEAPPAGAVLLLTADSPEALLPTIVSRCQLLRCGRLPRGLIAEILEGEGLEPEEARRAAETAEGSVGLARGLAGDDTLAQAAAGVWETILKGDLAGVYAVAAELGDREGARALFEGLARLAGRRCGEDPDDEWAAHAARELEHTALLIAWNANLRLAAETVLGGLALRVVANGT; via the coding sequence ATGGGTGATTTCCGCACGGGCGTCCGGGGCCAGGAAGCGGCGAGGCGCGTTCTCGCCTCGGCCCTGGCGAGCGGCCGGCTGGGCCACGCCTACCTTCTGCACGGCCCGGCGGGCGTGGGCAAGACCACCCTGGCGCGCGACTTCGCCCGGGCGCTGGCCTGCGATGATCAGGCCGGTTGCGGCGCATGCCCCCCCTGCCGCCGGTTCGAGTCGGGGAACTTTGGCGATTTCCTCCCGCTCCCCGAGGAGGGGGCGTCGCTGGGGATAGCGGAGGTCCGCTCCCTGGTGACCGCCCTGGGCCGCGCTCCCGTCGAGGGGAAGCGGAAGACGGCGCTCATCCCCCGGGCGGAGCGGCTGACCCCCGAGGCGCAGAACGCGCTGTTGAAAACGCTGGAGGCGCCGCCGGCGGGGGCGGTCCTGCTGCTGACCGCGGACTCGCCGGAGGCGCTCCTGCCGACGATTGTGAGCCGCTGCCAGCTCCTGCGCTGCGGGAGGCTGCCGCGGGGGCTCATCGCGGAAATTCTCGAAGGCGAGGGCCTGGAGCCGGAGGAGGCCCGGCGGGCGGCCGAAACCGCCGAGGGCTCGGTGGGCCTGGCCCGGGGCCTGGCGGGCGATGACACCCTGGCGCAGGCCGCCGCGGGGGTGTGGGAGACGATTTTGAAAGGCGACCTGGCCGGCGTGTACGCCGTCGCCGCAGAGCTCGGTGACAGGGAGGGCGCCCGGGCGCTCTTCGAGGGGCTAGCCCGTCTGGCCGGGAGGCGCTGCGGGGAGGACCCCGACGACGAATGGGCCGCGCACGCCGCGCGGGAACTGGAACATACCGCGCTTTTAATTGCCTGGAACGCCAACCTGCGCCTGGCGGCCGAGACGGTCCTGGGCGGACTGGCCCTGCGAGTCGTCGCGAACGGCACGTAA